GGGGTATATCCTGAGTGAAGGGaaaaggtggctcacccctgggcGCATAGAGACAGTGGTTCGCATTCCACCACCACGAACGCCCAGAGAGGTATGTGAATTCCTGGGGACTGCTGGGTTCTGTCGCTTGTGGATACCTGGTTATGCTGAACTGGCCGCCCCCCTTTATGCACTCACCAAGGAAAGTACCCCTTTCACCTGGCAGACAGAGCATCAATTGGCTTTTGAGGCACTAAAAAAGGCACTCTTGTCTGCCCCAGCCCTTGGGTTACCGGACACCTCAAAGCCCTTTACCCTCTTCCTGGAGGAGAGGCAAGGGATTGCCAGAGGAGTCCTGACCCAAAAATTGGGACCTTGGAAAAGACCGGTAGCATACCTGTCTAAAAAGCTGGACCCTGTGGCGGCCGGCTGGCCCCCGTGTCTTCGTATCATGGCAGCCACCGCTATGCTGGTCAAGGACTCTGCTAAATTGACCCTTGGGCAGCCACTAACTGTTATTACCCCACATGCTCTAGAGGCCATAGTGCGGCAGCCCCCGGACCGGTGGATAACCAACGCACGCCTAACCCACTATCAGGCCCTCCTACTGGACACGGATCGCGTCCAGTTTGGCCCTCCGGTCACCTTAAACCCTGCTACGCTGCTGCCGGTACCAGAAGACCAACCAAGCCCACACGACTGTCGGCAGATATTGGTGGAGACCCATGGAACGCGGGAAGACCTTAAAGACCAAGAACTCCCAGACGCGGATCACACCTGGTACACAGACGGCAGCAGTTACCTTGACTCAGGTACCCGGAGGGCGGGAGCGGCAGTAGTAGATGGCCACAACACCATTTGGGCACAATCACTACCTCCTGGCACGTctacacagaaggctgagttaatagcactaaccaaggccctagagctgtccaagggaaagaaagctaacatttatattGATAGCCGATATGCCTTTGCAACGGCTCAtactcataaaaatatttataaaaaaagaggTCTCCTAacttcagaaggaaaagaaatcaagaacaaagctgaaataattgccttattaaaagccctttttcttcctcaagaagtggCCATAATTCACTGCCCCGGACACCAGAAAGGACAGGATCCAGTAGCAGTAGGAAACAGACAGGCTGACCAAATGGCAAGGCAGGCCGCCATGGCGGAAGTACTGACCCTAGCCACAGAACCTGACGAAACCAGCCACATAACCATTGAACATACCTATACCTCAGAAGACCAGGAAGAAGCAAGAGCCATAGGGGctataaaaaacaaagacactaaaaactggaaaaaaggaggaaagatagTCCTTCCCCAAAAAgaggccctggcaatgatccagcagatgcatgcctggacacacttgagTAACCGAAAGCTGAAATTGTTGAttgaaaaaactgactttctaatcccaaGGGCAAGTACTCTCGTAGAACAAGTAacatctgcctgtaaggtctgCCAGCAGGTAAACGCTGAGGCTACCCGAGTACCAGCAGGGAAACGAGCTCGTGGTAACCGCCCAGGGgcctattgggaaatagacttcactgaagtaaaacctcactatgctggatataagtacttactggtgtttgtagataccttttcaggatgggtagaagcctaccccacccggcaagaaatggcacacatagtagccaagaaaattctggaagaaatctttcctagattcggaCTCCCCAAGGTAATTGGGTCAGATAACGGGCCGGCCTTTgtttctcaggtaagtcaggggctagccaggatattggggattaattggaaattgcattgtgcctatagaccccagagctcaggacaggtagaaaggatgaatagaacaataaaagagacccttactaaattgaccttagagactggtttaaaagattggagaCGCCTCCTATCCCTAGCTTTGTTAAGAGCCCAAAATACGCCTAACCGCTTTGGGctcactccatatgaaatcctctacggaggacctccccctttgtcaaccttACTTgactccttctccccctccgatcCTAAGACTGATCTACAGGCCcggctaaaaggactccaagcagtacaggcccaaatctgggcccccttggcagaactgtaccGACCAGGACATCCACAGACCAGCCACCCCTTCCAGGTGGGGGACTCTGTCTACGTTAGGCGGCACCGCTCTCAAGGACTAGAGCCTCGGTGGAAAGGaccctacattgttctcctgaccacACCCACAGCCATAAAGGTTGACGGAATCTCCACTTGGATCCACGCATCCCACGCCAAGGCTGCTCCAGAGACGCCCGGACCAACACCACCTGAGACATGGAAACTCCGACGCTCCAAGGACCCgctcaagataagactctctcGTATCTAACCCCTTGCTTATTGCTTGCCCTCCTTCCCTGCGCCGCTGGCAGTAATAACCCACGCGGACATATGAAACCGCCCGGATATATATTCATTGATAATAACCCCCACCGGCCATATAACCTGACCTGGCaggtaattaattttaataatcatgAGGTCCTAGGTGAAACCTCAAAAATTGCTCCTATAgggacttggttccctgacctCTATTTCAACCTAGATAAAGTAGCAGGGGTAAATGAAATGGAGGggggagaatggagaaaacaggctAGAAGAGTGTCCATCAGCCGGAACGGGTTCTATGCCTGTCCCGGATTTAGGACAGGGGATA
This region of Macaca fascicularis isolate 582-1 chromosome 1, T2T-MFA8v1.1 genomic DNA includes:
- the LOC135968003 gene encoding uncharacterized protein produces the protein MAATAMLVKDSAKLTLGQPLTVITPHALEAIVRQPPDRWITNARLTHYQALLLDTDRVQFGPPVTLNPATLLPVPEDQPSPHDCRQILVETHGTREDLKDQELPDADHTWYTDGSSYLDSGTRRAGAAVVDGHNTIWAQSLPPGTSTQKAELIALTKALELSKGKKANIYIDSRYAFATAHTHKNIYKKRGLLTSEGKEIKNKAEIIALLKALFLPQEVAIIHCPGHQKGQDPVAVGNRQADQMARQAAMAEVLTLATEPDETSHITIEHTYTSEDQEEARAIGAIKNKDTKNWKKGGKIVLPQKEALAMIQQMHAWTHLSNRKLKLLIEKTDFLIPRASTLVEQVTSACKVCQQVNAEATRVPAGKRARGNRPGAYWEIDFTEVKPHYAGYKYLLVFVDTFSGWVEAYPTRQEMAHIVAKKILEEIFPRFGLPKVIGSDNGPAFVSQVSQGLARILGINWKLHCAYRPQSSGQVERMNRTIKETLTKLTLETGLKDWRRLLSLALLRAQNTPNRFGLTPYEILYGGPPPLSTLLDSFSPSDPKTDLQARLKGLQAVQAQIWAPLAELYRPGHPQTSHPFQVGDSVYVRRHRSQGLEPRWKGPYIVLLTTPTAIKVDGISTWIHASHAKAAPETPGPTPPETWKLRRSKDPLKIRLSRI